The following proteins come from a genomic window of Microbacterium sp. JZ31:
- a CDS encoding LacI family DNA-binding transcriptional regulator — MSPHAPRKGAHVARSPRLEDVALAAGVSRQTVSNVINSPDVVRAATRERVSRAIADLGYRPHAAARSLRTRRSSTIAIHLDPYAGGISGVVLDRFIHALTDLAGERAMRVLLYTARDHDEELVRLRELLDGGEADAVVLTGTSHGDPRTLWLADRQTPFVAFGRPWGEDDRHAWVDVDGAAGTRKATQWALAHAGPDVAFLGWPSGSGTGDDREAGWRATAPNAHALRLVSEESVRSARAVVADALDAGAPLDALVCASDSLAVGAHLAAVAAGRADLPIVGFDNTPAAEAIGLSSIEQRPEQVASAALDLLLGTRGAADGSDAPSHVLVEPELVLR; from the coding sequence ATGAGTCCGCACGCACCGAGGAAGGGAGCGCACGTGGCACGATCGCCCAGACTCGAGGACGTCGCGCTCGCCGCCGGGGTCTCGCGTCAAACGGTCTCGAACGTCATCAACTCCCCCGACGTCGTCCGCGCGGCGACCCGCGAGCGCGTGAGCCGCGCGATCGCGGACCTCGGCTACCGCCCGCACGCCGCTGCGCGCAGTCTGCGCACCCGCCGCAGCTCCACGATCGCGATCCACCTGGATCCGTATGCGGGCGGCATCTCCGGAGTCGTGCTGGACAGGTTCATCCACGCGCTCACCGACCTCGCGGGCGAGCGTGCCATGCGGGTGCTCCTGTACACGGCACGCGACCACGACGAGGAGCTGGTGCGCCTGCGCGAGCTGCTCGACGGCGGCGAGGCGGATGCGGTCGTCCTCACGGGCACCTCGCACGGCGATCCGCGCACGCTCTGGCTCGCCGATCGTCAGACGCCCTTCGTCGCGTTCGGCCGCCCGTGGGGCGAGGACGACCGCCACGCCTGGGTGGACGTCGACGGTGCGGCCGGCACCCGCAAGGCGACGCAGTGGGCGCTCGCGCACGCCGGACCGGACGTGGCCTTCCTCGGCTGGCCGTCCGGATCCGGCACGGGAGACGATCGCGAGGCGGGATGGCGCGCCACGGCGCCGAATGCGCATGCCCTGCGGCTGGTGTCCGAGGAGAGCGTGCGGAGCGCGCGTGCCGTCGTCGCGGACGCGCTCGACGCGGGCGCGCCGCTCGACGCGCTGGTGTGCGCGAGCGACTCCCTCGCCGTGGGTGCCCACCTCGCCGCCGTCGCGGCGGGACGTGCGGATCTGCCGATCGTCGGCTTCGACAACACGCCCGCGGCCGAGGCGATCGGACTCAGCAGCATCGAGCAGCGGCCCGAGCAGGTCGCCTCCGCGGCGCTCGATCTGCTGCTCGGGACACGCGGCGCCGCGGACGGGTCCGACGCACCGTCGCATGTGCTCGTCGAGCCCGAGCTGGTGCTGCGCTGA
- a CDS encoding acetolactate synthase large subunit has translation MPSDSAFDAAKVLPRPPASRSTSASAPVITGAEAVVRSLELLGVTDVFGLPGGAILPVYDPLMSAATLRHILVRHEQGAGHAAEGYAAASGKVGVAIATSGPGATNLVTAIADAYMDSVPLLAITGQVFSTLMGTDAFQEADIVGITMPITKHSFLVKNAADIPGAIAAAYEIASTGRPGPVLVDITKDAQQNEAPFVWPPKIDLPGYRPVTKAHGKQIQAAAALMAQASKPVLYVGGGVIRAQAAAELKTLAEASGAPVVTTLMARGAFPDSHPQHLGMPGMHGSVPAVLALQEADLIVALGARFDDRVTGKAALFAPNAQVVHVDIDPAEISKIRTADVPIVGDLKDVLVDLDAALHARTEKADTSEWWAYLRGLQNQYPLGYAPTTDGLLAPQHVISRIGELTGPEGVFASGVGQHQMWSAQFIKYERPNAWLNSGGAGTMGYAVPAAMGAKVAQPERAVWAIDGDGCFQMTNQELATCAINNIPIKVAIINNSSLGMVRQWQTLFYDGRYSNTDLNTGHDTIRVPDFVKLAEAYGCLAIRVERAEDVDAAIKTALETNDRPVVIDFVVSADAMVWPMVPQGVSNSYVQYARDHAPAFAEED, from the coding sequence ATGCCGTCCGACTCTGCATTCGACGCGGCCAAGGTCCTCCCGCGGCCGCCCGCATCCCGCTCCACGTCTGCCTCCGCGCCCGTGATCACGGGCGCCGAGGCGGTCGTCCGCTCGCTCGAGCTGCTCGGCGTCACCGACGTCTTCGGCCTGCCCGGCGGCGCCATCCTGCCCGTGTACGACCCGCTGATGTCCGCGGCGACGCTGCGGCACATCCTGGTGCGACACGAGCAGGGCGCCGGCCACGCGGCGGAGGGCTACGCCGCCGCGAGCGGCAAGGTCGGCGTCGCGATCGCGACCTCGGGCCCTGGCGCCACGAACCTCGTCACGGCGATCGCCGACGCCTACATGGACTCGGTGCCGCTGCTGGCGATCACGGGCCAGGTGTTTTCGACCCTGATGGGCACCGACGCGTTCCAGGAGGCCGACATCGTCGGCATCACGATGCCGATCACGAAGCACTCGTTCCTCGTGAAGAACGCGGCGGACATCCCCGGCGCGATCGCGGCGGCGTACGAGATCGCTTCGACGGGACGTCCCGGGCCCGTGCTCGTGGACATCACGAAGGACGCGCAGCAGAACGAGGCGCCGTTCGTGTGGCCGCCGAAGATCGACCTGCCCGGCTACCGCCCCGTGACCAAGGCGCACGGCAAGCAGATCCAGGCCGCCGCCGCGCTCATGGCGCAGGCGAGCAAGCCCGTGCTGTACGTCGGCGGCGGCGTGATCCGCGCCCAGGCGGCGGCCGAGCTGAAGACGCTCGCCGAGGCGAGCGGCGCGCCCGTCGTCACGACGCTGATGGCGCGCGGCGCGTTCCCCGACTCGCACCCGCAGCACCTCGGCATGCCCGGCATGCACGGCTCCGTGCCGGCCGTGCTCGCGCTGCAGGAGGCCGACCTCATCGTGGCGCTCGGCGCGCGGTTCGACGACCGCGTGACCGGCAAGGCCGCGCTGTTCGCCCCGAACGCGCAGGTCGTGCACGTGGACATCGACCCCGCCGAGATCTCCAAGATCCGCACGGCCGACGTGCCGATCGTGGGCGACCTGAAGGACGTGCTCGTCGACCTGGACGCGGCGCTGCACGCCCGCACCGAGAAGGCCGACACGTCCGAGTGGTGGGCGTACCTGCGCGGTCTGCAGAACCAGTACCCGCTCGGCTACGCGCCGACCACCGACGGCCTGCTCGCCCCGCAGCACGTGATCAGCCGCATCGGCGAGCTGACCGGACCGGAGGGCGTGTTCGCCTCGGGCGTCGGCCAGCACCAGATGTGGTCGGCGCAGTTCATCAAGTACGAGCGTCCCAACGCGTGGCTCAACTCCGGCGGCGCCGGCACGATGGGCTACGCCGTGCCCGCGGCGATGGGCGCCAAGGTGGCCCAGCCCGAGCGCGCGGTGTGGGCGATCGACGGCGACGGCTGCTTCCAGATGACGAATCAGGAGCTCGCCACCTGCGCGATCAACAACATCCCGATCAAGGTCGCGATCATCAACAACTCGTCGCTCGGCATGGTGCGCCAGTGGCAGACGCTGTTCTACGACGGCCGCTACTCGAACACCGACCTCAACACGGGCCACGACACCATCCGCGTGCCCGACTTCGTGAAGCTCGCGGAGGCGTACGGATGCCTCGCGATCCGCGTCGAGCGGGCCGAGGACGTGGATGCCGCGATCAAGACCGCGCTCGAGACCAACGACCGTCCCGTCGTGATCGACTTCGTCGTGAGCGCCGACGCCATGGTGTGGCCCATGGTGCCGCAGGGCGTCAGCAACAGCTACGTGCAGTACGCGCGTGACCACGCCCCGGCGTTCGCGGAGGAGGACTGA
- a CDS encoding GntR family transcriptional regulator, translated as MIEALEISPQRLSDMVAERIAAAIMDGTLPAGSRVRDQDLATQLGVSRMPVREALQRLQRVGLIETAASRYTRVTTVTPGMVRSTLDFVAHYTVSLLRMALAKMSEEQRQEAALQIDEIIARMIHSNQGLTAQREVNELLVSCSENEFLANLSTDIGIAIQRNLATSDDEASSAAMLPYLTALRDAVRTGDAAEGERAIRAHCGLPD; from the coding sequence TTGATTGAAGCGCTCGAGATCAGCCCCCAGCGGCTCAGCGACATGGTCGCGGAGCGCATAGCCGCCGCCATCATGGACGGCACCCTCCCCGCGGGATCGCGCGTTCGGGATCAGGACCTCGCGACGCAGCTCGGCGTCTCCCGGATGCCGGTGCGCGAGGCGCTTCAGCGCCTGCAGCGCGTGGGCCTGATCGAGACCGCGGCGAGCCGGTACACGCGCGTCACGACGGTGACGCCCGGGATGGTGCGGTCGACGCTCGACTTCGTCGCCCACTACACCGTCTCGCTGCTGCGCATGGCGCTCGCCAAGATGTCCGAGGAGCAGCGGCAGGAGGCCGCGCTGCAGATCGACGAGATCATCGCGCGGATGATCCACTCGAATCAGGGCCTCACCGCCCAGCGCGAGGTGAACGAGCTGCTCGTCAGCTGCAGCGAGAACGAGTTCCTTGCGAACCTTTCGACGGACATCGGCATCGCGATCCAGCGGAACCTCGCCACGTCCGATGACGAGGCCTCCTCGGCCGCCATGCTCCCCTACCTCACGGCGCTGCGCGACGCCGTGCGCACGGGCGACGCCGCAGAGGGCGAGCGGGCCATCCGCGCGCACTGCGGCCTGCCGGACTGA
- the otsB gene encoding trehalose-phosphatase, with the protein MSPAWTTEVQDIARTERLLVALDFDGVMAPLGDDPMAVRALPETTAAVQRLVTLPDTVVAFVSGRQLADLRVIGEHTDDSAVWLAGSHGAEHWRPSGVRLATEDVTVGDDAERASGADALVADAERAIDGIPGAWIEVKAYGFALHTRLSAEADAARAQAVADALVAERAPGWRRRTGKNIIEYAWRHEGKDTAVARLRAETGATAVLFAGDDVTDEDALRTLGEGDLGIRVGDGETAARVRVADPLELAELLTALADARAS; encoded by the coding sequence ATGAGCCCCGCATGGACCACAGAGGTACAGGACATCGCGCGGACGGAGCGGCTTCTCGTCGCGCTCGACTTCGACGGCGTGATGGCGCCGCTGGGGGATGACCCGATGGCGGTCAGGGCGCTGCCCGAGACGACGGCCGCGGTCCAGCGCCTCGTCACGCTGCCCGACACGGTCGTCGCGTTCGTGTCGGGCAGGCAGCTCGCCGACCTGCGCGTGATCGGGGAGCATACGGACGACTCGGCCGTCTGGCTGGCCGGCTCGCACGGCGCCGAGCACTGGCGGCCCTCGGGTGTCCGGCTCGCGACCGAGGACGTCACAGTGGGCGACGACGCCGAACGGGCATCCGGCGCCGATGCGCTCGTGGCCGACGCCGAGCGGGCGATCGACGGGATCCCCGGCGCCTGGATCGAGGTCAAGGCGTACGGCTTCGCACTGCACACGCGCCTGTCCGCCGAGGCGGACGCCGCGCGCGCGCAAGCGGTCGCGGACGCGCTCGTGGCGGAGCGCGCACCCGGGTGGCGCCGGCGCACGGGCAAGAACATCATCGAGTACGCCTGGCGGCACGAGGGCAAGGACACCGCGGTCGCACGCCTGCGTGCGGAGACGGGCGCCACCGCCGTGCTGTTCGCGGGCGACGACGTGACCGACGAGGACGCCCTGCGCACGCTCGGCGAGGGCGACCTCGGCATCCGCGTGGGCGACGGCGAGACGGCGGCCCGCGTGCGCGTGGCCGACCCGCTCGAACTCGCAGAGTTGCTCACCGCTCTGGCCGACGCACGAGCATCCTGA
- the ilvD gene encoding dihydroxy-acid dehydratase: protein MVDHASPSATPDIKPRSRVVTDGIEATTSRGMLRAVGMGDADWDKPQIGIASSWNEITPCNLSLDRLAQGAKEGVHSGGGYPLQFGTISVSDGISMGHEGMHFSLVSREVIADSVETVMMAERLDGSVLLAGCDKSIPGMLMASARLDLSSVFLYAGSIAPGWVKLSDGTEKEVTIIDSFEAVGACRAGLMSEEDLKRIECAIAPGEGACGGMYTANTMASVAEALGLSLPGSAAPPSADRRRDYFAHRSGEAVVNLLRQGITTRDILTKEAFENAIALAMALGGSTNVVLHLLAIAREAEIDLTLHDFNRIGDKTPHVADMKPFGKYVMNDVDRHGGIPVIMKAMLDEGLLHGDALTVTGKTLAENLAELDPDPVDGKVIHTFDDPIHASGGITILHGSLAPEGAVVKSAGFDADVFEGPARVFERERAAMDALAEGSVKAGDVVVIRYEGPKGGPGMREMLAITAAIKGAGLGKDVLLLTDGRFSGGTTGLCIGHVAPEAVDAGPIALVRDGDLIRVDIAARSLDLLVDDAELESRRSGWEPLPPRYTRGVLAKYSRLVRSAAEGATTG, encoded by the coding sequence ATGGTCGACCACGCTTCACCGTCCGCAACGCCCGACATCAAGCCCCGCAGCCGCGTCGTCACGGACGGCATCGAGGCGACCACGTCGCGAGGCATGCTCCGGGCGGTCGGCATGGGAGACGCCGACTGGGACAAGCCGCAGATCGGCATCGCCTCCAGCTGGAACGAGATCACCCCCTGCAACCTGAGCCTTGACCGCCTGGCGCAGGGCGCCAAGGAGGGCGTGCACTCGGGCGGTGGCTACCCGCTGCAGTTCGGCACCATCTCCGTCTCGGACGGCATCTCGATGGGCCACGAGGGCATGCACTTCTCGCTCGTGTCGCGCGAGGTCATCGCCGACAGCGTCGAGACGGTCATGATGGCCGAGCGCCTGGACGGCAGCGTGCTGCTCGCGGGCTGCGACAAGTCCATCCCCGGCATGCTCATGGCGAGCGCCCGCCTGGACCTCTCCAGCGTGTTCCTCTACGCGGGCTCGATCGCCCCGGGCTGGGTCAAGCTCTCAGACGGCACCGAGAAGGAGGTCACGATCATCGACTCGTTCGAGGCCGTCGGCGCGTGCCGCGCGGGCCTCATGAGCGAGGAGGACCTCAAGCGCATCGAGTGCGCCATCGCGCCGGGCGAGGGCGCGTGCGGCGGCATGTACACCGCCAACACCATGGCGTCGGTCGCCGAGGCCCTCGGCCTCAGCCTTCCCGGCTCGGCCGCGCCGCCCTCCGCCGACCGCCGCCGCGACTACTTCGCCCACCGCTCGGGCGAGGCCGTCGTGAACCTGCTGCGACAGGGGATCACCACCCGGGACATCCTGACCAAGGAGGCCTTCGAGAACGCGATCGCGCTGGCGATGGCACTCGGCGGCTCGACCAACGTCGTCCTGCACCTGCTCGCGATCGCGCGCGAGGCCGAGATCGACCTCACGCTGCACGACTTCAACCGCATCGGCGACAAGACGCCGCACGTGGCCGACATGAAGCCGTTCGGCAAGTACGTCATGAACGACGTCGACCGTCACGGCGGCATCCCCGTGATCATGAAGGCGATGCTCGACGAGGGGCTGCTGCACGGCGACGCGCTCACCGTCACGGGCAAGACGCTGGCCGAGAACCTGGCCGAGCTCGACCCGGACCCGGTCGACGGCAAGGTCATTCACACGTTCGATGACCCGATCCACGCCTCGGGCGGCATCACGATCCTGCACGGCTCGCTGGCGCCCGAGGGCGCCGTCGTGAAGTCGGCCGGCTTCGACGCGGACGTCTTCGAGGGCCCCGCCCGCGTGTTCGAGCGCGAGCGCGCTGCGATGGACGCCCTCGCCGAGGGCAGCGTGAAGGCCGGCGACGTGGTCGTGATCCGCTACGAGGGCCCCAAGGGCGGCCCCGGCATGCGCGAGATGCTCGCCATCACGGCGGCCATCAAGGGCGCCGGGCTCGGCAAGGATGTACTACTCTTGACGGACGGTCGATTCTCAGGCGGCACAACCGGACTGTGCATCGGCCATGTTGCACCCGAGGCAGTGGACGCTGGTCCGATCGCCCTGGTGCGCGATGGTGATCTGATCAGGGTCGATATCGCGGCTCGCTCTCTCGACCTACTCGTCGACGACGCCGAGCTCGAATCCCGCCGTTCCGGCTGGGAGCCCCTGCCCCCGCGCTACACCCGAGGCGTCCTGGCGAAGTACTCGCGACTCGTGCGCTCCGCTGCGGAGGGCGCGACGACCGGCTGA
- a CDS encoding DUF4190 domain-containing protein, producing MSNPPNDGNGVPSEQPPAPPEPPAQPWQPEPPAQPAAPEDASADFAPPQYTPPQYSAPDYTLPGSPGAATPEPETAPPATPPAPTGAAPEGSVPPPPQQGAPAAPGYGAGDSSFPGAPQAPYAAPNPDQGYPGSSLPPYAAAPPSQGYPGGPTAPYGGGSYGGVPMTPPQPGKGLAITSMVLGILGLVGFAVAFIPFVGFAALLVPLVAIVLGVIALVRKKPGKGFAIAGVVTGGLGLIISALVATMMTAFLLNSGDLIRQSCDEAGLSQEECDELLQGGDPSSDPATAPEAGGGEAASALEVGETSFGAFDESGEYTWFTVELTNPDDVFYEYVYGEIEAVDANGTIIDTSGFGGALIPGTTVFTGTFAEAPTAEVAELQVLGLEDVVSEPVPFDGGEFAVADLKATSDEYTTTLTGTVSSTFAEDQDALRLTILVRDESGKIVLADTHSTDRVPAGGSARFEKTFYPALPDGLTYEVYPHIP from the coding sequence ATGTCCAACCCGCCGAACGACGGCAACGGCGTCCCCTCCGAGCAGCCGCCGGCACCGCCCGAGCCGCCGGCGCAGCCCTGGCAGCCGGAGCCGCCGGCACAGCCGGCTGCGCCCGAGGACGCCTCGGCCGACTTCGCGCCGCCGCAGTACACGCCGCCGCAGTACTCGGCTCCCGACTACACGCTGCCCGGCTCGCCCGGCGCCGCCACGCCCGAGCCGGAGACGGCGCCTCCGGCGACGCCGCCCGCCCCGACGGGTGCGGCACCCGAGGGCTCCGTACCTCCCCCGCCGCAGCAGGGTGCGCCCGCGGCTCCGGGGTACGGCGCCGGCGACTCCTCGTTCCCGGGAGCACCTCAGGCTCCGTACGCCGCTCCGAATCCCGACCAGGGCTACCCCGGGTCGTCGCTCCCGCCGTACGCCGCGGCGCCGCCGTCACAGGGATACCCGGGCGGGCCGACCGCGCCGTACGGCGGCGGATCCTACGGCGGCGTGCCCATGACTCCCCCGCAGCCCGGCAAGGGGCTCGCCATCACCTCGATGGTGCTCGGCATCCTGGGCCTCGTCGGCTTCGCCGTCGCCTTCATCCCGTTCGTGGGATTCGCCGCGCTGCTGGTGCCGCTGGTCGCGATCGTGCTGGGCGTCATCGCTCTCGTGCGCAAGAAGCCGGGCAAGGGCTTCGCGATCGCCGGCGTCGTCACGGGTGGTCTGGGACTGATCATCTCCGCGCTCGTCGCGACGATGATGACCGCCTTCCTGCTCAACAGCGGCGACCTGATCCGGCAGAGCTGCGACGAGGCGGGGCTCAGCCAGGAGGAGTGCGACGAGCTTCTGCAGGGCGGCGACCCGAGCAGCGATCCCGCGACGGCCCCGGAGGCGGGGGGCGGCGAGGCCGCGAGTGCGCTCGAGGTCGGCGAGACGTCGTTCGGCGCGTTCGACGAGAGCGGCGAGTACACCTGGTTCACGGTCGAGCTGACGAATCCCGACGACGTGTTCTACGAGTACGTGTACGGCGAGATCGAGGCGGTGGACGCGAACGGCACGATCATCGACACCAGCGGGTTCGGCGGCGCCCTGATCCCCGGCACGACGGTGTTCACGGGCACGTTCGCGGAGGCCCCGACCGCCGAGGTGGCGGAGCTGCAGGTCCTCGGCCTGGAGGACGTCGTGAGCGAGCCCGTGCCGTTCGACGGCGGCGAGTTCGCGGTCGCCGATCTCAAGGCGACGAGCGACGAGTACACGACGACGCTGACGGGCACGGTCTCGAGCACCTTCGCGGAGGACCAGGATGCGCTGCGCCTGACCATCCTCGTGCGCGACGAGAGCGGCAAGATCGTCCTGGCGGACACGCACTCGACCGACCGCGTGCCCGCGGGAGGCTCGGCACGGTTCGAGAAGACCTTCTACCCGGCGCTGCCCGACGGTCTGACCTACGAGGTCTACCCGCACATCCCGTGA
- the ilvC gene encoding ketol-acid reductoisomerase: protein MSTEIFYDADADLSLIQGKKVAIVGYGSQGHAHAQNLRDSGVEVVIALKDGSKSTAKAQEEGFEVKNVADATAWADLIMILAPDQHQRGIYSESIAPNLAEGKTLAFAHGFNIRFGYIDAPEGVDVILVAPKAPGHTVRREFVAGRGIPDIIAVERDASGQAWDVALSYAKAIGGTRAGVIKTTFTEETETDLFGEQAVLCGGMSHLVQAGFEVLTEAGYQPQIAYFEVLHELKLIVDLMWEGGIAKQRWSISDTAEFGDYVSGPRVIDAGVKERMQGVLADIQSGAFAKRFIDDQDNGAQEFLALREKEQGHPIEATGKELRALFAWKQTDEDYVEGSAAR from the coding sequence GTGAGCACCGAGATCTTCTACGACGCCGATGCCGACCTGTCGCTCATCCAGGGCAAGAAGGTCGCGATCGTCGGATACGGCTCGCAGGGCCACGCGCACGCCCAGAACCTGCGCGACTCGGGCGTCGAGGTCGTCATCGCGCTGAAGGACGGATCGAAGTCGACCGCCAAGGCGCAGGAGGAGGGCTTCGAGGTCAAGAACGTCGCCGACGCCACGGCGTGGGCCGACCTCATCATGATCCTCGCGCCCGACCAGCACCAGCGCGGCATCTACTCCGAGTCCATCGCGCCGAACCTCGCCGAGGGCAAGACGCTCGCCTTCGCGCACGGCTTCAACATCCGCTTCGGCTACATCGACGCGCCCGAGGGCGTCGACGTCATCCTCGTCGCGCCCAAGGCCCCTGGCCACACCGTGCGCCGCGAGTTCGTCGCGGGCCGGGGCATCCCGGACATCATCGCGGTCGAGCGCGACGCGTCGGGCCAGGCCTGGGACGTCGCCCTGTCGTACGCCAAGGCCATCGGCGGCACGCGCGCCGGCGTCATCAAGACCACCTTCACGGAGGAGACCGAGACCGACCTGTTCGGCGAGCAGGCGGTGCTCTGCGGTGGCATGAGCCACCTGGTGCAGGCCGGCTTCGAGGTGCTCACCGAGGCGGGCTACCAGCCGCAGATCGCGTACTTCGAGGTGCTGCACGAGCTCAAGCTCATCGTCGACCTCATGTGGGAGGGCGGCATCGCCAAGCAGCGCTGGTCGATCTCCGACACGGCCGAGTTCGGCGACTACGTCTCCGGCCCGCGCGTGATCGACGCCGGCGTGAAGGAGCGCATGCAGGGCGTGCTCGCGGACATCCAGTCGGGCGCGTTCGCCAAGCGCTTCATCGACGACCAGGACAACGGCGCCCAGGAGTTCCTCGCGCTGCGCGAGAAGGAGCAGGGCCACCCGATCGAGGCGACCGGCAAGGAGCTGCGCGCCCTGTTCGCCTGGAAGCAGACGGACGAGGACTACGTCGAGGGCTCCGCCGCGCGCTGA
- the ilvN gene encoding acetolactate synthase small subunit — MTTHVLSLLVEDKPGLLTRVAGLFARRGFNIESLAVGVTEVPGLSRITVVVDVEELPLEQVTKQLNKLINVIKIVELDPSSSVQREHMLVKVRADNASRSNVLEVVNLFRANVVDYAPDALVVEITGDKGKVDAFLRAIEPFGIRELAQSGLLALGRGPKSITERVLRG; from the coding sequence ATGACGACGCACGTGCTGAGCCTCCTCGTCGAGGACAAGCCGGGTCTGCTGACCCGCGTCGCGGGCCTGTTCGCCCGGCGCGGCTTCAACATCGAGTCCCTCGCCGTGGGCGTCACCGAGGTGCCGGGCCTTTCCCGCATCACGGTCGTCGTCGACGTGGAGGAGCTGCCCCTCGAGCAGGTCACGAAGCAGCTCAACAAGCTGATCAACGTGATCAAGATCGTCGAGCTGGATCCTTCCTCGAGCGTGCAGCGCGAGCACATGCTCGTGAAGGTGCGCGCCGACAACGCCTCGCGCTCGAACGTCCTCGAGGTCGTGAACCTGTTCCGCGCCAACGTGGTCGACTACGCGCCCGACGCGCTGGTGGTCGAGATCACCGGCGACAAGGGCAAGGTCGACGCGTTCCTCCGGGCGATCGAGCCCTTCGGCATCCGCGAGCTCGCCCAGTCGGGCCTGCTCGCACTCGGCCGCGGACCGAAGTCCATCACCGAGCGCGTCCTGCGCGGCTGA
- a CDS encoding TraR/DksA C4-type zinc finger protein encodes MIPEGRLRARPTATRCVRCAA; translated from the coding sequence GTGATCCCGGAGGGGAGGCTGCGGGCCCGGCCGACGGCCACGCGATGCGTTCGCTGCGCCGCATGA
- a CDS encoding alpha,alpha-trehalose-phosphate synthase (UDP-forming) — MSRADLVVVANRLPVDRVITPDGEESWRRSPGGLVTALEPVMRKPDRAWVGWGGQPDLDLEPFDFDGSRLVPVSLSAAEIESYYEGFANGTIWPLYHDVIATPVYRRSWWESYVRVNRRFAEAAAGAVEQGGVVWVQDYQLQLVPKMLRELRPDVTIGYFHHIPFPAYGLYSQLPWRRQVLEGLLGADVIGFQRQADAGNFQRSVRRVLHHTTRSNEIVVAAPQDGAESRVAIAKAYPISIDAQSYIDLAADPKVRARAAEIREQLGNPKTILLGVDRLDYTKGIRHRLKAFGELLQDGRLSVGDATLVQVASPSRQRVDAYAELRDEIELTVGRINGDYDTMHHTAIRYLHQGFPREEMVALFLAADVMLVTALRDGMNLVAKEYVASRTDNSGVLLLSEFAGAADELTSALLLNPHDIDGMKDLIMRAVEMSPGEQSRRMRALRRRVLDHDVEDWSHDFLSDIHKIRTARNERR; from the coding sequence ATGTCCCGCGCAGATCTCGTCGTCGTCGCCAATCGTCTTCCTGTCGACAGGGTGATCACGCCGGACGGCGAGGAGAGTTGGCGGCGCTCACCGGGCGGCCTGGTCACGGCCCTCGAGCCCGTGATGCGCAAGCCGGATCGCGCGTGGGTCGGGTGGGGCGGGCAGCCCGACCTCGACCTCGAGCCGTTCGACTTCGACGGCTCCCGCCTCGTACCGGTCTCGCTCAGCGCGGCCGAGATCGAGTCGTACTACGAGGGCTTCGCGAACGGCACGATCTGGCCGCTCTATCACGACGTGATCGCCACGCCGGTGTACCGGCGCTCGTGGTGGGAGTCGTATGTGCGGGTCAACCGGCGGTTCGCCGAGGCTGCCGCCGGGGCGGTCGAGCAGGGCGGCGTCGTATGGGTGCAGGACTACCAGCTGCAGCTCGTCCCGAAGATGCTGCGCGAGCTCCGGCCCGATGTCACGATCGGCTACTTCCACCACATTCCGTTCCCCGCATACGGCCTGTACTCGCAGCTTCCCTGGCGTCGTCAGGTGCTCGAGGGACTGCTGGGCGCCGACGTGATCGGCTTTCAGCGCCAGGCGGACGCGGGCAACTTCCAGCGTTCGGTGCGTCGTGTGCTGCACCACACGACGCGGTCCAACGAGATCGTCGTCGCGGCCCCGCAGGACGGCGCGGAGTCGCGGGTCGCGATCGCGAAGGCCTACCCGATCTCGATCGACGCGCAGTCCTACATCGACCTCGCCGCGGACCCGAAGGTGCGCGCTCGCGCGGCTGAGATCCGCGAGCAGCTCGGGAACCCGAAGACGATCCTGCTCGGCGTCGATCGGCTCGACTACACGAAGGGCATCCGCCACCGCCTCAAGGCGTTCGGCGAGCTGCTGCAGGACGGCCGGCTCAGCGTCGGCGACGCCACCCTCGTGCAGGTCGCGAGTCCCTCCCGCCAGCGCGTCGACGCGTACGCCGAGCTGCGCGACGAGATCGAGCTCACGGTCGGCCGCATCAACGGCGACTACGACACGATGCACCACACGGCGATCCGCTACCTGCACCAGGGGTTCCCGCGTGAGGAGATGGTCGCGCTGTTCCTCGCCGCGGACGTCATGCTCGTCACGGCTCTGCGCGACGGCATGAACCTCGTCGCGAAGGAGTACGTCGCCTCTCGCACGGACAACTCGGGCGTGCTGCTGCTGAGCGAGTTCGCCGGAGCGGCGGACGAGCTGACGAGCGCTCTGCTCCTGAATCCGCACGACATCGACGGCATGAAGGACCTGATCATGCGCGCCGTGGAGATGTCGCCCGGTGAGCAGTCGCGCCGGATGCGCGCGCTGCGCCGCCGCGTGCTCGATCATGACGTCGAGGATTGGTCCCACGACTTCCTGAGCGACATCCACAAGATCCGCACGGCGCGCAACGAGCGCCGCTGA